In Helianthus annuus cultivar XRQ/B chromosome 3, HanXRQr2.0-SUNRISE, whole genome shotgun sequence, a single window of DNA contains:
- the LOC110869661 gene encoding F-box/kelch-repeat protein At3g23880, producing MFSPSMEEVLPENLILDVLSRLPVKTIIRFKCVYKKWRDLVSDPYFVRLHLSRSGEALLIHKPETSNWAGSLEWVEMKHEDDYHLHPVKSNNPCYGLLLFPGSVNGLICGYRPYSFVYILNPVLEEYMTLPILPFKNAIYSYGFGVSAAGEYKVILCNGSVSENKVYAIDHILVHTIGTKEWRVLGQTPNPPNLIKKGPGVFLNSHVYWLGDGQIYGFDLNRETFDLFPSPPGDNNAESKEMLGVLKGRLSRISWCSLGLDIWVMKETSWYKERTIRENISPILHSQPLCLIDGLKGTSILIVHDEATNELLAYCLNTSATLHLNYQAKSFKVMTYRPSFVKLHSFQRACSVYDKVRKQHYHFY from the coding sequence ATGTTTTCTCCATCGATGGAAGAAGTATTACCTGAAAATCTCATCCTGGACGTTTTATCAAGACTTCCGGTGAAAACAATCATCCGCTTCAAGTGTGTGTACAAAAAGTGGCGTGATCTTGTTTCCGATCCTTACTTTGTCCGTCTTCATCTCTCGAGATCGGGTGAGGCTCTATTGATTCACAAGCCCGAGACTTCAAACTGGGCTGGAAGTTTAGAGTGGGTAGAGATGAAACACGAAGATGATTACCACCTCCACCCGGTGAAGAGCAATAATCCTTGTTATGGTCTCCTTCTTTTCCCGGGTTCTGTCAATGGTTTAATCTGCGGTTATCGGCCATATAGTTTCGTTTACATACTTAATCCTGTTTTGGAAGAATATATGACCCTTCCTATATTACCATTTAAGAATGCGATATATAGTTATGGTTTCGGTGTTTCAGCAGCAGGGGAATACAAAGTGATACTTTGCAACGGGAGTGTAAGCGAAAATAAGGTTTACGCGATTGATCATATTTTGGTTCACACCATTGGCACTAAGGAATGGAGAGTTTTGGGACAAACCCCTAACCCACCAAACTTAATAAAGAAAGGTCCTGGAGTATTTCTAAATAGTCATGTGTATTGGCTTGGTGATGGCCAAATTTACGGTTTTGATTTGAATAGAGAGACATTTGATTTATTTCCATCCCCTCCAGGAGATAACAACGCTGAATCTAAGGAAATGTTGGGAGTCCTAAAAGGTAGGTTAAGTCGAATTTCTTGGTGTTCATTAGGATTAGATATTTGGGTGATGAAGGAAACATCTTGGTATAAAGAGAGAACTATCCGAGAAAATATAAGCCCTATTCTTCACTCACAACCCTTGTGTCTCATAGATGGTTTAAAAGGTACTAGTATTTTGATAGTCCATGATGAAGCAACAAACGAGCTTCTTGCCTATTGTCTTAACACGAGTGCTACTCTACACCTAAATTATCAGGCCAAATCCTTTAAGGTAATGACTTATCGTCCTAGCTTTGTTAAACTCCACAGCTTTCAGAGAGCCTGTTCGGTGTATGACAAGGTAAGAAAACAACATTATCATTTTTATTGA
- the LOC110869660 gene encoding uncharacterized mitochondrial protein AtMg01250-like has protein sequence MMFKIDFEKAYDHLNWGFLDSVQEQMNFPPKWRRWVMAILSSARSSVLVNGSPSFEFQFERGMRQGDPLSPFLFIIGMEAFSCIMKKAIEVNLFHWFISPNEGPTKSHLLFADDALILGEWSSINVLNLARLLRCFHLVSGLKINYANLFFLGWA, from the coding sequence ATGATGTTCAAAATTGACTTTGAAAAAGCATATGATCACTTGAACTGGGGATTCCTCGATTCGGTCCAAGAGCAAATGAATTTTCCTCCTAAGTGGCGAAGGTGGGTGATGGCGATTTTATCTTCGGCGAGATCATCGGTTCTAGTAAATGGCTCACCATCGTTTGAATTTCAGTTTGAGAGGGGTATGAGGCAAGGCGATCCTCTATCCCCTTTTTTGTTTATCATCGGTATGGAGGCGTTTTCGTGTATAATGAAGAAAGCGATTGAGGTAAATCTTTTTCATTGGTTTATATCACCTAACGAGGGGCCGACTAAATCCCATTTGCTTTTTGCGGATGACGCTCTCATTTTGGGGGAATGGTCATCTATCAATGTGCTCAACTTGGCTCGTCTATTGAGGTGTTTCCATTTAGTGTCAGGCCTTAAGATTAACTATGCGAATCTCTTCTTTTTGGGGTGGGCGTAG